A region of the Bacillus sp. NP247 genome:
GTGCCGCTGCTTTTGCTTTGGCAGCTGCTGCGGCTTTCGCCTTCGCTTTGGCTTTTTCCTCGTCCGTTACTCCTTCTGTTCCTTCTCTCTTCTGCTTCGCTAATACCGCTGCTTTTGCTTTGGCGGCTGCTGCGGCTTTCGCCTTCGCTTCTTCTACATTAATCCCCTTATCATTTGGTAGCGCTTTCTCTTTTTCTCGATGTTCTCCTTCAAGTTTAGACATTTCCGCCTCATGTTTCGCAGCAAGACGTTTTCGCGCTTCCTCTTTCGCATGACGGGCTGCTTCTCTTTTCATACTTTCTAAGTCTTTATTTGGATCACTCATTTATTCGTCACCTGCTTCCCGGTCCTCGCCTCGTAACGAATTTTTTCTTTTAATTTATTAATTCCATAAATTAAAGCAGCAGGATTTGGAGGGCATCCAGGAATATACACATCAACTGGTACAATTTGATCTACACCTTTCACAACAGCATACGAATTCACATACGGACCACCGGCTGTTGCACAAGATCCCATCGCAATTACCCACTTCGGTTCAGGCATTTGATCATATAAGCGCCGAACAATAGGTGCCATTTTCTTCGTTACCGTTCCTGACACAATCATGACGTCCGATTGTCTTGGTGAAGTCCGAAAAAATGACCCAAATCGATCTAAATCGTAATGTGATGAACCTACTCCCATCATTTCAATCGCACAGCATGCCAGTCCAAATGTCATCGGCCATAAAGAGTTACTCCGTGCCCATCCCTTCAACTGTTCCAATGTAGAAAAAAAGATATTTCTTTCTAATTCCGCTCGCTCTTGTGGGTGTAATTCCTCAAAATTTATAACCATTGTAACACCTTC
Encoded here:
- the nuoB gene encoding NADH-quinone oxidoreductase subunit NuoB, coding for MVINFEELHPQERAELERNIFFSTLEQLKGWARSNSLWPMTFGLACCAIEMMGVGSSHYDLDRFGSFFRTSPRQSDVMIVSGTVTKKMAPIVRRLYDQMPEPKWVIAMGSCATAGGPYVNSYAVVKGVDQIVPVDVYIPGCPPNPAALIYGINKLKEKIRYEARTGKQVTNK